In Luteimonas viscosa, the genomic window AACGGCGGATGCTGTCGGCCGCACTCGCGGACGACTGAGCCCGCCCCGGGGCGGCTGCGGCCGCACCGTTGGCACTTTTACCGACCGATTCCGAATGTGCAGGTAAGCGGCCCGTGCGCCGCAACCTGCACCCGGGGAGTCCGCCATGTTCCACCGCCCGTCCGCCACCGCGCTGTGCCTTGCCCTCGGCATCGCCCTGCTGTCCGCCACCGCAGCCGCCCAGAGCTGGACCGACCGGCTGAGAAAGGTCGCCGAACGCGCCGCGACCAGCGAGGTCGAGCGCAAGGTGGACCGGGAAACCCGCCGCGCCACGCGTTGCGCGCTGGGCGACGAACGCTGCGTGCGCGAGGCCGAACGCCGCGGCGACGAGGTCGAGATCGTCGGCGGCGGCGCCGGCAGCGAGAGCGCCTCTGCCGACCCGGGGGGCGACCATCCGCTGATCACGCCGTACGCCGGCTCGAACCTGCGCGAACGCAAGTTCGACGCCTACAACGAGTACCAGCGCATCGTCGGCTTCGCGCAGCGGCAGAATCGCACCGAGCGGCTGGAAGGCAAGCTCACGCGGCTGCGCTACGACAACCCGCGCGGGCGTTCGACCTTCGAGATCGAGCGCAACTACCGCGACGCGCTGGCCGCGCGCGGCTTCCGCCTGGACTACGAATGCCAGCGCCGCGAGGCCTGCGGCAGCACCGCCAAACCGGGCTGGAACACCCTCAACGGCATGAACGTGGGCATCGCCGGCGACCTGCGCTATTTCACCGGCGGGCTGGCCTACGGCGACGGCACCGCGTACGTGTCGGTCGCGGTCAACCCGAACATCACCTACGTGCACGTGCTGGAAACCGCCGGCATGGACACCGGCATGGTCGGGGTCTCGGCCGACGCGCTCGCCGCCGGGCTGGCGCAGGAAGGCAAGGTCACACTGGACGGCATCTTCTTCGACACCGGCCGCGCCACCCTGAAACCGGAGTCGAACGCATCGCTCGACCAGGCCGCGCAACTGATGCGGCAGCAAACCGCGCTGAAGCTGCTGGTCGTGGGGCATACCGACAGCACCGGCACGGCATCGGCCAACACGGCGTTGTCGCAACAGCGTGCCGAGGCCGTGCGCAATGCCCTGCTGGCGCGCGGCATCGCGGCGGCGCGACTGACCGCGCAGGGCGTCGGCAGCAGCGTGCCCGTCGCCGACAACGATACCGAGGCCGGCCGCGCGCGCAACCGGCGCGTGGAACTGGTGAAGCAATGAAGCGCAGCGCCGCGGCCGCCTCCGGCATCGCCGCACTGGTCGTCGGCGCGGCGGCGTTCGCCTTCGCCACCGGCGCGATCCCGAACCCGTTCGATCCGCCCGACGCGCCGCTCGACGTCGTCGAATCCGGCTCGTCGAAGGCACGCGACCTGGGCGAGCGCTTCATTCCGCCGGACAAGCCCGACGTGCCCGAAGGCAGCCTGCCGGGCGAGGCCGATCCCTTCCACATCCCCGACCGGTTGGCCGACAAGCCGGCGTGGACCGGAGACGAGATCCCGGGCTGGCAGAGTCCGTTCGACATCCCCAACGACCTGGTCAAGCCCACCGACGCCGGCGACGCGGAGTGGCGCAGGCGCAAGCAGGCGCGCGAAGCGGCCTATCGCGCCGACAGCCGCTTCCCGCGCAACCCCGAGGGCGACCTGGGCAAGTTCCAGTTCGACTGGATGATCCTGCACACCGTCGAAAGCGCCGACCTGCTCGAGGACTTCAAGTATTTCGTCAACAGCGCCGACGGCAGCTGGCTGGTCACCGGCGATGCGATCGGCCACCTGATGGCGACCGCGCCGCCGCTGCCGGCCGATGCCGCGATCGACGGATTGATCCGCAAGGCCAACGGGGACTTCCTGCTGTGCGGCACGCATCCCGACGTCGGCCGCGCGTGCATGAAGCTCGGCGACGACATCCCGGCCGCCTTCGCGTGGCTGGCCAGCGCGGCACGCACGCACGAGTTCCTGTCCAGCATCGCGCGCACGCCGCAGCGCCTGGGCAGCGCCCCGCCCGGTCGCGCCCGGGGCGCGCGCGGCAAGGTGGACATCGACGGCACGGAACGTTACCTGCAGGTGTGGGTCGCGCCGGGCGCGAGCGCCGTCGTCACGCAGGTCCCGTGGCTGGGCATGGGCAGCGGCGTGATCAAGGACGCACGCGTGCGCGTCAACCGGGAGGTGCGGCGCGTGCGCTACGAGGGCGCCGACCGCGACGGCGGCGACGTGGTGATCGACCTGAAGCAGATGCAGCCTGCGGTCGCCGGACTCGACACCCGGCGCTACAGGATCGTCACCGCGTTCGCCGGACCGGCGCTGGAGCAGGCGATCGGTTTCGGCGAGGACGCGACATCGCTGGTCGACCAGGCGGCGGAGATCGACGCCGCCCTGCGCGCATGTCCGCAGGGACGCAGCGGCGCGGAGTGTCGCCGCGTCCACCGCGAACGCATGAAGCAACTCGACGAAGGTGCGCGCGACGAGGCGCTGCGCTGGGCACGGGAGCACGGATTGCCGGTGACCGGGGATTGAGGCCTTTCCGCGACCGCTGTGACAGGCGCCACCGCCCGCTGCACATGGAAGGCGGATCCACCCCACTCGCGACCCGGACGGTGGCCCCGGATCGTGGCGCTTCCCGAATGCGGTCAGGTGGGAGCGGCACTCCGCCGTTTCCGTCACCGGAGCCCGCCATGAGCATTCGATTCCCGTCCCGCGCCGCGCTGGCGCTGGCCATCCTCTTCAGTCTCTCCTACCCCGACGCGACTGCCGGCGAGAGCTGCATCCTCGCCGACGACGGCACGGCCGCGGAAAGCACGGGCGGCAGCAGCGCCCCCGGCTCGTCCGACGCCGTCGCCTGCGGCATCGACAACGTCGCCGGCGGCGTAGGCAGCGTCGCCTTCGGCCTGGAAAACGACGCCGGCGGCAACCAGAGCACCGCCATGGGCCGCGTGAACGTGGCCGCCGGCGTCGGCAGCGTGGCGATCGGTTTCCTCAATACCGCGACGGAAACGAACGCGGTGGCTGTGGGCCAGGACAACACCGCATCCGGGGCCCGCGCAGTGGCGATCGGCCGGAGCAATACGTCCACCGCGATGGAGGCCAGTGCCATGGGCGTCGGCAACACCGCCGACGGCGAACAGAGCAACGCGTTCGGCAGGAACAACACGGCCGCAGGCCAGTTCAGCAGTGCGATCGGCGCCTTCAACAGCGCCGTCGGCGATCGCAGCCTCGCCGCCGGGTTCTCCAGCGAGGCCATCGGCTTCGGCGCGGCCGCGATCGGCCTGGACGCGGTCGCGGGCGAGGACTTCGCCACCGCAATCGGTGCCGAGGCGTTTGCCGGCTACGGTTCGTTCGCTGGAGGGTATGGCAGCCGGGCACTCGGCCAGGGCGCGGCGCTCGGGCAGGGCAGCTTCGCCGAGGGGGGCACCAGCGTGGCGATCGGCTTCGATGCGCATGCCGCCGGCGACCGCAGCGTGGCGCTGGGCCAGTCGTCGGTCGCCGGTGGCAGCGACAGCGTCGCTGTGGGATCGAATGCCGGCGCCGACGCCACCGGATCGGTCGCCATCGGGCAGAACGCCAGCGCCACCGGGGCCAACAGTGTCGCGCTGGGCGCGGGCGCGCTTGCCGACCGCGCGTGGACGGTGTCGGTGGGCAGCGCAGGCTTCGAGCGCCAGATCATCCATGTCGCCGACGGCACCGCGCCGACCGACGCGGTCAACCTGCGCCAGCTCGAAGCCTCGCTGGCCAGCGCGAACGCCTACACCGACGCGCAGGTCGCCGGCCTGGGACCGGGCGGCCTGTCGGAAGCCGAGGTACGCGCGATCGCCGACGGCGGGGACGCCGCCACGCTGTCGGCTGCAGGGACGTATGCGGATGCCGCCGACGATGCGACGCTGGATGCCGCGCAGGATTACGCCGACACCGGCGACGCCACCACGCTCGACGCCGCCAATGCCTATACCGACGCGCAGATCGCGAGCATCGCCGGCTTCGATCCATCGGCGCTGAACGCACGCATGGACGCATTCGAAGACCGCTTCGACGACATCGATCGTCGCATGCACCGTCAGGACCGCCGCATCGAC contains:
- a CDS encoding OmpA family protein — translated: MFHRPSATALCLALGIALLSATAAAQSWTDRLRKVAERAATSEVERKVDRETRRATRCALGDERCVREAERRGDEVEIVGGGAGSESASADPGGDHPLITPYAGSNLRERKFDAYNEYQRIVGFAQRQNRTERLEGKLTRLRYDNPRGRSTFEIERNYRDALAARGFRLDYECQRREACGSTAKPGWNTLNGMNVGIAGDLRYFTGGLAYGDGTAYVSVAVNPNITYVHVLETAGMDTGMVGVSADALAAGLAQEGKVTLDGIFFDTGRATLKPESNASLDQAAQLMRQQTALKLLVVGHTDSTGTASANTALSQQRAEAVRNALLARGIAAARLTAQGVGSSVPVADNDTEAGRARNRRVELVKQ
- a CDS encoding YadA-like family protein, with amino-acid sequence MSIRFPSRAALALAILFSLSYPDATAGESCILADDGTAAESTGGSSAPGSSDAVACGIDNVAGGVGSVAFGLENDAGGNQSTAMGRVNVAAGVGSVAIGFLNTATETNAVAVGQDNTASGARAVAIGRSNTSTAMEASAMGVGNTADGEQSNAFGRNNTAAGQFSSAIGAFNSAVGDRSLAAGFSSEAIGFGAAAIGLDAVAGEDFATAIGAEAFAGYGSFAGGYGSRALGQGAALGQGSFAEGGTSVAIGFDAHAAGDRSVALGQSSVAGGSDSVAVGSNAGADATGSVAIGQNASATGANSVALGAGALADRAWTVSVGSAGFERQIIHVADGTAPTDAVNLRQLEASLASANAYTDAQVAGLGPGGLSEAEVRAIADGGDAATLSAAGTYADAADDATLDAAQDYADTGDATTLDAANAYTDAQIASIAGFDPSALNARMDAFEDRFDDIDRRMHRQDRRIDRQGAMGSAMLNMAINAAGTQSPRGRIAVGAGWQGGESALSIGYGKRVGRTASFSLGGAFSGSEKSAGVGFGIDL